From the genome of Prionailurus bengalensis isolate Pbe53 chromosome D1, Fcat_Pben_1.1_paternal_pri, whole genome shotgun sequence:
TAAATCTACTAGAATACTTAAAgtagtatttaaaaagaataaagttgaaataTACTCCTTACCTGATTTCATGACTTACTCTAAAGCTCTATTGAGAAAGTATATATACTTTGTGTGATTTAGTAGGTAGAATTAATTTCATGTATTCTTTGCCATTTCATgagataattttaatttaaaagatgttATATATTATCCATTTGGCAATATAGTTTTGAAAACATGACTTTTTCCAAAAGTGGGGAATAAGTAGTGagcaagaaaatagaagaaaaactagTTATGTCtcataaaatgttctaaaattcttttctaaagaatTATATAATAGGTAATGAGCCatattatcaaatatatcaaCTGTTGGGCTTAGagtttaattaattgattgagtaatttaacaaatgtttagtGAGAAATTAGTGTGAAACAGGCTGTATGTTGAGGATGAAGTTGTTAGTAGTGAAGACAAAGGTACCCTTCTTAGGCAGTGTACATTCTAGAAAGGTAAGTGAATAAAAAAGGGACAAGTAAATAGAAATAGCTGAGTACTGATTAGAACTATGATAGATTAAGTAAGTTGGGAACAGTGTCCATAGGGGTGGGGTGACTATGGtacattaaaatttaaggaaagacCTGAGGGAAGTGAGGGAGCTTTCTGAGCATTGGCGacagcatgtacaaaggccctgaggcaggaatgagtTTGGATTGTCCGGGGACAGTAGGGAGCTCAGTGTGAGGGAGGAAGACGGAGGAAGTAGGAAAGCAGCAGGACATGACGTAGCTCATAGGAAACTAAAGTATCCCTGTGTGAGAGACACAAGCCATTTCATCGtatttccagagagaaaaatagcTAACATTATCACTAGTCAGTGCATGTATCTTACACAGTTGGGgttcttacagaaaaattgagaaactgCTCTATTATCATTCGATCCCCTTTTCTGATACTCTGGTCTTCTTGCATTTGAAAGTTATCATGTCACCATACTTCTTCTACCAAACGACTTTCTGAAGACATAAAGATGAACTCCTTCAAGATTTTACAGATATatagctctgaaaaaaaaatgttccaacaaaaaaagcacatacttttattaaaaaatccatgtcatggttttcttcattttggacTCTTAGAATcgtttttttaaactagaaaaaaaaataaaaatgctgaacATTAATTTATACTCTGATCTACAGTTATTTTGACTTTCTTATTAAAAACTAGCCATACTCCAGCTACCTCTTTTAACAAATTTCTCCTCTTGAGTGTATGTGCACACAGAGGACCCTTGCATGCACTTcccttcatgggtttgagctgcgTTTTACACACACACTTGCATTGGCGTgtggtggaaaaaaaatgtgaacaggtGAATAAATCACATATAATTAAGGTTCATGACAAGAGTGCTCTAAACACTTTAAGGTCTTCCTGGCTATTCTCATCCAGATATTACACAGCTGGATTATcctcttttttatcttctttttaagtGAGAGGCTTTTGAAGAGGAAAGTATCACAGCAGTAATTTAAGTGCAATGTGGGCTGTAAACTGCAAGTTAATGCAGGGAGAAGACCTGACAGGAATGAAGGTAGGTCACCGTGGATTCTACAACCCTAGGAGGTGAAGCTTAGAGACAGGTTTGCCTTCTCAACAACCTTCTTGAAAGCATTCTTGACCTCTTTGTTCCTCAGGCTATACACCGCAGGATTTAGCATGGGAATGACCATAGTATAGAACACAGACACAATTTTGTCCGTGTCCATGGAATGGCTGGAGGTTGGCTGGGAGTACATAAACATGAGTGTCCCATAGAAGATGGAGACTGCAGTGAAGTGAGAAGCACAGGTGGATATAGCTTTCAGGTATCCCTCTATTGAGGGCATTTTCAAGATGGTGGTAACTATGCACAGGTAGGAAATCAAAATAACCAAAAGACCAAAAAAGATGTGGAAGCTTGCTACCAAAACAAGAACCAGCTCACTGACATGTCTatcagaacaagagagagagacaactgCAGGAATATCACAGAAGAAGTGATGGATCACATTGGACTTACAGAAGGAGAGGTGGAATGTGTTTCCAACATCCACAGAAGCattcagaaaaccaaaaacataagAGCCTATAGCCAAACAAGCACACACACCTGTCGTCATGGTGGTGGTGTAATGGAGGGGTTTGCACACTGCtgcatagcggtcataggccattgAGGCCAAGAGGTAACTCTCCACTGTGGCAAAGGCTGCAAAAAAGAACATCTGAGCAGCACACGCATTGTAGGAGATGACCTTGTCTCTTATAAGTAATCCAGCCAGGACCTTGGGAGTGACAGCTGTAGAGTAACCAAAGTCCACCAGAGACAGGTTActgaggaaaaagtacatgggagtGTGGAGACGGGAGTCCAAGAGAATCAGCGCCATCATCCCCAGGTTTCCAACCAGAGTGATGAGGTAGATGAGGGTGAACATGATAAAGAGGGGGGCCAGCAGTTCTGGGTCACTGGTTAGTCCCAGCAAGATGAATTCAGTCACTTCTGTGTTGTTCTTCACCGTGTTCTTTGGGAATCACAAGATGCCCTGTAGTGataagaaatacagaaacaaagTCATAAACAAATGAGAGATTGAAGTGAAATTCATTCCATATtgtttgtgtatacacacacatatgtacacaatATTTCATTATAGCAATAATTTTTACTCACAGGTTTCTCCAGATTTAAAGTATGGACTAGACAATAAAAGTTAAGGCACAAATTATCTGTAGAGTTTGACATTGTTAAAACTGAAAGATATCCATGAATTATTTTCCAACTTTTCAATTCTGTGAATTTGTAAACAGTGGTgtagaaaatgtaatttcttgATTATGATGAATCATCTTGAATGAATCTATATATCAATTCAGTTTTTCTCAGCCTAGCAAATGCTTATATCTATGGTCCTTATGTGCCGGAAAAAGCTCTAGACACTTTGTATGAATATTCAGTTATTATTCTCAACAAATCTATGAGATTGATTACTTGTTACCCCCATTTAACATGTGAAGCACAGAGCTTGAGTAATGTATATTTAAGTTTACAAAATTATTATCGTCAAAGCCAAACTTAGTGCTCGGGTGGAGTGATTCCCAAGTCCACTGGTCTCACCTGAATTTAAATCACATTGAATTTAACTTAATTCATGATCAGTCTTTCTCCCATGTCATAAACTCAGTGTTTGGGGTTTCACAGTGACGTAACCAAGAGATACGTCCATGGTGCATGTGGTATAATCACTGTAGCAGTAGGGACTCAGACAGCCAGCAGAGGCAGTCTGGGGAGGGCATGGCATTGAGTATAAAGCTTGGGCTCTGGGACCAGGTTCATGTCAGTCTTAGCATTCACCACTGAGGAGTCTTTAGTCCGAACCTAACTCCCtgttttcttcatctacaaaatgaaaatagtaatgaGACTTCACTCAAGGTATTATTGTAAGACcactgtaagaattaaatgaggtagtatataataatataaaaatcaaagtgAGCAAAATGAGGAGTATTTAGTAGAACCTGATTAGTGTAAGGGATAGTATTCTTAGTAGGATGGGATGATAGCCTCTCTGTTGGCTTAAGAAAGGTCTGGGGCGACACACAAGCTCAGCGTGGTTGAGTGGTCTGCTGGCATCCCTCTTCAATGTGCTTTATATCACACACTCGGTTGGTTTCCTGGGCTCTTCTGTGCCTTCAGTGTTTCTCAGTCTGTCTGTCCTCTGCCTACATGAGTGGCTGTTTCAGCTACCGCATGGGAGTCattcttttgcttcatttctttctgaagaTCCATGTTTTAGTTTGTGTTGAAAGTGTCCTGCTTCTTaaactcattctttctctctttatttttatcccaCAGTTGAATCGCAGGGATCACTGGGTAGAAGTTCCTAGTTTGTTGGTCTTTAGCCTGAAGATCTGTGTTTTGGCcaattacatgttttaaaattgtttacttGAATGTCATCTTGTGTaggaattgtatttttaatcttttcatttgaCGTGGATGCCTTTAGAAGGACATTTGTCCCTTGCTAATCATTAGTTCACTGCTGTCCTCCTTAATTCTTTCAACAGATAGTGAACAAGACAAAATTAACAGCTACTCAATCAGAGCACACCTatccatctatttttaaaatctcttttaggAGAGCAGCATGATAATGTTTCACAATGATCAGTAAACTCCCCACGGATGGAAGTCTTGATACATGTGTCTAGCCTCAAACCACTGCTTTAGACGtgccaatgagaaaaaatgaaatatggtcttttgtagcaacgtggatggaactggagactgttatgctaagtgaaataagtcatacagagaaagacagataccatatgttttcactcttatgtggatcctgagaaacttaacagaagaccatgggggaggggaaggggaaaaaaagttagagacggagggagccaaaccataagagactcttaaaaactgagaacaaactgaaggttgatgggggggtgggagggtggggagggtgggtgatgggtattgagtagggcacctgttgggatgagcactgggtgttgtatggaaaccaatttgacaataaatttcatattaaaaaaaagaaatttatttctgtgcttaAATAATTCATAGTATGTGTAGATGCCCTGTTGGTTTTGCTTGAATTACATTTCTCACTGAAAGTGTATATAGGACATAGAAGCTTACCTTGCTGCTGGGAAAGAAGGAACAGTCAATCCTGAAGAGTTAGCTTGGAATCAGAAATTCAGCCATGGGATGATGCACACATACTGTGAGAGATAGTCTTAATCAGGTACTGGTCAAATAGTTCCAAAGGTAAATAAAGATGAAGTGAAGAATGCAACATGGAGCCAGGAACCTATGTTGAAGTGCCGAATCCACGATGCAATCTTTGTGTAccttcttatctctaaaatgaagcagaaaattaCTTCTCCCGCATGATTCGAGCAATTTGTCTGTGAAACAGGCTCTATGACATGCCTGTCCGAGGGGCTATCATTCTAAAGTCAATGAATATAATTCTCATCTTGAGGCGTGTTTCCTGGCCATCATTGGAAGTTCATGACAAATCCTCAGGTGAGGATTTGGCGGTGGGAGGAAAGTGTATGTACTAATGACTACTAACATTCAGACAAATATATGATGGCCAAAGGGGCTCAGCACATGTCTGCTCCTTTTGAAATGAGATCACATTGAGACATACTGGGAGTTTTAAAAGCTATTTCATGGGGATTAGGAGGGAATTACAGAGATATAAGGTCTCTGGGGATGTCCCTCAGGAGGGCATCTGTAGCTCTTATCTCACTTTTCTAGGAAAGTATCAATTAGCTTTCCTATGGGGACTTGATTGGATATGTTGAGGGTGCAcacatgtttttatatt
Proteins encoded in this window:
- the LOC122482818 gene encoding olfactory receptor 5B2-like, with protein sequence MLLQENNTEVTEFILLGLTSDPELLAPLFIMFTLIYLITLVGNLGMMALILLDSRLHTPMYFFLSNLSLVDFGYSTAVTPKVLAGLLIRDKVISYNACAAQMFFFAAFATVESYLLASMAYDRYAAVCKPLHYTTTMTTGVCACLAIGSYVFGFLNASVDVGNTFHLSFCKSNVIHHFFCDIPAVVSLSCSDRHVSELVLVLVASFHIFFGLLVILISYLCIVTTILKMPSIEGYLKAISTCASHFTAVSIFYGTLMFMYSQPTSSHSMDTDKIVSVFYTMVIPMLNPAVYSLRNKEVKNAFKKVVEKANLSLSFTS